From the Halomonas meridiana genome, one window contains:
- a CDS encoding branched-chain amino acid ABC transporter permease, with amino-acid sequence MTMIFGVPMAVFMGQLTLGLVNGAFYALLSLGLAVIFGLLKIVNFAHGAQYMLGAFAALLGFRYLGINYWLALILVPLVVGGFGMLMERFLLRRIAHLDHLYGLLLTFGLALIFEGTLINFFGVSGARYATPEILQGGLNLGFMFLPTYRAWVLVAALAMCLFTWFMIERTRLGAYLRAGTENSQLMQAFGVNVPLLITLTYGFGVGLAAFAGVLAAPLYPVSPTMGSSLLIVVFAVVVIGGMGSILGAIVTGLGMGIIEGLTKVYYPEASNTVIFLVMILVLMLRPAGLFGKEA; translated from the coding sequence ATGACGATGATATTCGGCGTGCCAATGGCCGTGTTCATGGGCCAGCTAACGCTTGGGCTCGTGAACGGTGCCTTTTACGCACTGCTTAGTTTGGGCCTGGCGGTCATCTTCGGCCTACTGAAGATCGTCAACTTTGCCCACGGGGCGCAGTACATGCTGGGAGCCTTCGCCGCGCTGCTGGGCTTTCGCTACCTGGGCATCAACTATTGGCTAGCACTGATTTTGGTTCCGCTGGTGGTGGGCGGTTTTGGCATGCTGATGGAGCGCTTTCTGCTGCGTCGCATTGCCCATCTGGACCACCTCTACGGACTGCTGCTGACCTTCGGGTTAGCGCTGATTTTCGAAGGCACGCTGATCAACTTCTTCGGCGTTTCCGGGGCTCGCTATGCCACGCCTGAGATTCTACAGGGCGGCCTGAACCTGGGCTTCATGTTCCTGCCTACCTACCGTGCTTGGGTGCTGGTGGCGGCGCTCGCCATGTGTCTGTTCACCTGGTTCATGATCGAGCGCACACGGTTGGGCGCTTACCTGCGCGCCGGTACGGAAAACTCTCAGTTGATGCAGGCATTCGGCGTGAACGTACCGCTGCTGATTACGCTCACCTACGGGTTCGGGGTCGGGCTTGCCGCCTTTGCGGGCGTGCTGGCGGCACCGCTGTACCCGGTATCGCCCACCATGGGCTCCAGCCTGCTGATCGTGGTCTTTGCGGTCGTGGTGATTGGCGGTATGGGCTCGATTCTCGGCGCGATCGTCACGGGCTTGGGAATGGGCATCATCGAGGGGTTGACCAAGGTGTACTACCCGGAAGCCTCTAACACCGTGATCTTTCTGGTCATGATTTTGGTACTCATGTTACGCCCCGCTGGGCTGTTCGGTAAGGAGGCATAA
- a CDS encoding ABC transporter substrate-binding protein: MTFMKKTLAASIAVAAASSMAISTAHAEISDGEVRIGYLADMSGTYRDLAGPGGQTAMEMAVADFGGSVNGSPIVVFSADDRNSADVGANTVREWIDQRNVDMVGGLVASSVSIAVTKVLQENDGLGIVSGSAASSITNEHCTPNHIHWVYDTYPLANGTAKAVVEQGGDSWFLLTADYAFGHALEADVTSVVEANGGEIVGGVRHPFPTSDFSSYILQAQGSGAKIVGLANAGADTVNAITTASQFGLTQSGQQLAGLLIFLNDVHALGLEATQGLLLTTGWYWDMDEESRAWSERYFEQTGRMPTMVQAGIYSSTMHYLKAVEAAGTDDPETVRAKMAEEPINDFFARNGSIREDGRMIHDMYLAQVKTPEESTGEWDLYEILSTIPAAEAYRPLSESQCSLVQN, from the coding sequence ATGACTTTCATGAAAAAAACGCTGGCTGCCAGCATCGCCGTTGCCGCTGCCTCTAGCATGGCGATCTCGACCGCCCACGCCGAGATCAGCGATGGCGAAGTGCGTATTGGCTATTTGGCCGATATGTCCGGTACCTACCGCGACCTGGCTGGTCCCGGCGGTCAAACCGCCATGGAGATGGCGGTGGCCGATTTTGGTGGTAGCGTCAACGGCTCACCCATCGTGGTGTTCAGCGCCGATGACCGCAATAGCGCTGACGTAGGCGCCAACACCGTGCGCGAGTGGATCGACCAGCGCAACGTCGATATGGTCGGCGGCTTGGTAGCATCGTCCGTCTCTATCGCCGTGACCAAAGTGCTGCAAGAAAACGACGGCCTGGGCATCGTCTCCGGCTCCGCAGCGTCCAGCATCACCAACGAGCACTGCACCCCGAACCACATTCACTGGGTGTACGACACCTATCCGCTAGCCAACGGCACCGCGAAGGCCGTCGTTGAGCAGGGCGGCGATAGCTGGTTCTTACTCACTGCCGATTACGCCTTCGGCCATGCGCTGGAAGCGGACGTGACCAGCGTGGTCGAGGCCAACGGCGGTGAAATCGTCGGTGGCGTGCGTCATCCGTTTCCCACCAGCGACTTCTCCTCCTATATCCTGCAGGCGCAAGGGTCCGGCGCGAAAATTGTGGGCCTTGCCAACGCCGGTGCCGACACGGTCAACGCGATTACCACCGCCAGCCAGTTTGGTCTGACCCAAAGCGGCCAGCAATTAGCAGGCCTGCTGATCTTCCTCAACGACGTACACGCGCTGGGCCTGGAAGCCACCCAAGGGCTGCTGCTGACGACCGGCTGGTACTGGGATATGGACGAAGAGTCGCGCGCGTGGTCCGAGCGTTACTTCGAACAGACCGGCCGTATGCCCACCATGGTGCAAGCCGGTATCTACTCCAGCACCATGCACTACCTGAAAGCCGTGGAAGCCGCAGGCACCGATGACCCCGAAACCGTGCGCGCCAAAATGGCCGAAGAGCCGATCAATGATTTCTTTGCTCGTAACGGCAGCATTCGTGAAGATGGCCGCATGATTCACGACATGTACCTAGCCCAGGTAAAAACCCCGGAAGAGTCTACCGGTGAGTGGGACCTCTACGAGATCCTCAGCACCATTCCCGCCGCAGAAGCCTATCGTCCGCTCTCTGAAAGCCAGTGCTCGCTGGTTCAGAACTGA
- a CDS encoding ABC transporter ATP-binding protein, whose translation MNTAEAFDPQEAPENQSLEMLRVQDLHAFYGESHILHGVNFDVKRGELVTLLGRNGAGRSTTLKAIMNMVGRRTGSIVINGNETLRMKPHHIPRLGIGYCPEERGIFASLDVHENLLLPPTVRSGGMSLDEIYAMFPNLYERRRSQGTRLSGGEQQMLAMARILRTGARLLLLDEITEGLAPVIVQKLGEVLVQLKERGMTIVLVEQNFRFAAPLADRHFVMDHGQIVEEITAAQLPSRREHLNSMLGV comes from the coding sequence ATGAACACCGCTGAAGCCTTCGACCCACAAGAAGCCCCGGAAAACCAAAGCTTAGAGATGCTGCGCGTGCAGGATTTGCACGCCTTCTACGGCGAGTCGCACATTCTCCACGGCGTGAATTTCGACGTGAAGCGAGGTGAGCTGGTTACTTTGCTGGGCCGCAACGGCGCAGGTCGCAGCACCACGCTTAAAGCCATCATGAACATGGTGGGGCGGCGTACGGGGTCGATCGTCATCAATGGCAATGAAACGCTGCGCATGAAGCCGCACCATATTCCCCGGTTGGGCATTGGCTACTGCCCGGAGGAGCGCGGCATTTTTGCAAGCCTGGATGTCCACGAAAACCTGCTGCTGCCGCCTACCGTACGCTCCGGCGGTATGAGTCTGGACGAAATCTACGCCATGTTCCCGAACCTCTACGAGCGTCGCCGAAGCCAGGGGACGCGACTTTCCGGTGGCGAGCAGCAGATGCTGGCCATGGCGCGCATTTTGCGCACCGGCGCGCGCTTGCTGCTGCTGGATGAGATTACCGAAGGGCTGGCGCCGGTCATCGTGCAGAAACTGGGCGAGGTACTGGTCCAGCTCAAAGAGCGGGGCATGACCATCGTGCTGGTAGAGCAGAACTTCCGCTTTGCCGCGCCGCTGGCCGACCGCCATTTCGTGATGGACCACGGCCAAATCGTCGAAGAGATCACTGCCGCGCAGCTTCCCTCGCGGCGTGAACACTTGAACAGCATGCTGGGGGTATAA
- a CDS encoding ABC transporter ATP-binding protein, with amino-acid sequence MRADEVTKGPVLETRGLTKEFRGFTAVDNVNLQVQEGHIHALIGPNGAGKTTVFNLLTKFLPPTRGDILYRGQSITSRKSNEIARLGLVRSFQISAVFAHMTALENVRVALQRQLGTSFHFWKSEKSLDHLNDRALALLDEVGLREYADTLTVEMPYGRKRALEVATTLALDPSMMLLDEPTQGMGAEDVDRIVALIKRVSQGRTVLMVEHNLSVVSRLCDRITVLARGAVLAEGDYDTVSRNPLVREAYMGSEAAEEVTA; translated from the coding sequence ATGCGTGCAGACGAAGTGACTAAAGGGCCAGTGCTCGAAACCCGAGGGCTGACCAAAGAGTTTCGCGGCTTCACCGCCGTAGACAACGTAAACCTCCAAGTGCAGGAAGGGCACATCCATGCGCTGATTGGCCCGAACGGCGCGGGCAAAACCACCGTTTTCAATCTGTTGACCAAATTTTTGCCCCCTACTCGGGGCGACATTCTGTATCGCGGCCAATCCATCACCAGCAGAAAATCCAACGAGATTGCCCGGCTGGGGTTGGTGCGCTCGTTTCAGATTTCAGCGGTGTTTGCCCATATGACCGCGTTGGAAAACGTGCGCGTGGCCCTTCAGCGACAGCTGGGCACGTCGTTCCATTTCTGGAAATCGGAAAAGTCGCTGGATCACCTCAACGACCGCGCACTGGCGCTGCTCGATGAAGTGGGCCTGCGCGAATACGCCGATACGCTCACCGTAGAAATGCCCTATGGCCGCAAGCGCGCGTTGGAAGTCGCCACCACGCTAGCGCTAGACCCCAGCATGATGCTGTTGGACGAACCCACCCAAGGCATGGGCGCGGAAGACGTGGACCGCATCGTGGCGCTGATCAAGCGGGTTTCTCAAGGCCGCACGGTGTTGATGGTCGAGCACAACTTGAGCGTTGTGAGCCGCCTATGTGATCGCATTACCGTATTGGCGCGGGGCGCGGTGCTGGCAGAGGGGGATTACGATACGGTTTCCCGCAACCCCCTAGTACGTGAAGCTTATATGGGTAGTGAAGCCGCCGAGGAGGTCACTGCATGA
- a CDS encoding MerR family DNA-binding transcriptional regulator — protein sequence MSKTYSISELASEFDVTTRSIRFYEDQELLHPTRRGQTRIYSSKDRVRLKLTLRGKRLGFSLAEIRELFELWDETRSGSEKQLHLMLSKISERKAALEQQMKDITMVQLELESAEIRCRQALEELNEKHPATSK from the coding sequence ATGAGCAAAACCTACTCGATCAGTGAGCTGGCCAGTGAGTTCGATGTCACCACGCGTAGCATCCGTTTTTACGAAGACCAAGAGCTCCTACACCCTACCCGGCGGGGTCAGACACGCATCTACAGCAGTAAAGATCGCGTACGGCTGAAGCTAACGCTCCGCGGTAAACGCCTGGGGTTTTCGCTGGCAGAAATTCGCGAGCTGTTCGAACTGTGGGACGAAACCCGCAGCGGCAGTGAAAAGCAGCTTCATCTCATGTTGAGCAAGATCAGCGAGCGTAAAGCGGCGTTAGAGCAGCAGATGAAAGACATCACGATGGTGCAACTAGAGCTTGAAAGCGCAGAGATTCGCTGCCGCCAAGCGCTAGAAGAGTTGAACGAGAAGCACCCGGCCACCTCGAAATAG